Proteins encoded by one window of Arachis hypogaea cultivar Tifrunner chromosome 1, arahy.Tifrunner.gnm2.J5K5, whole genome shotgun sequence:
- the LOC112703261 gene encoding protein high chlorophyll fluorescent 107: MNAFPSPSSSSSSNFNLFTQPKHNNYYHFKFSIKIPVLPSPPYCSLRDSSSSTTTVLDKNAISSQQSPSSNVVLPKDANYEGGLVVRRPVMEVSGDEEEDGGKDATDDDEANGSASAIDAGLTKFAKKMPMFEPERVESNPKEKPLTVNLDLALYRAKVLARKFLYEEAEAILQKCIYCWPEDGRAYVALGKILSKQSKTGKAREVYEKGCQATQGENAYIWQCWAVLENKMGNMRRARELFDAATVADKKHVAAWHGWAVLELKQGNIKKARSLLVKGLKYCGQNEYIYQTLALLEVRANRYQQARYLFSQATKSNPNSCASWLAWAQMEVEQENYRAARKLFEKAVQASPKNRFAWHVWGIFESKMGNIDKGRKLLKIGHALNPRDPVLLQSLALLEYKHSTANLARVLFRRASELDPRHQPVWFAWGWMEWKEGNLNKARELYQKSLSIDSNSESAARCLQAWGVLEQRAGNLSAARRLFRSSLNINSQSYVTWMTWASLEEDQGNSVRAEEIRNLYFQQRTEVVDDASWVMGFLDIIDPAVDRLKRLLKLDPNSSNMMPDSFKSIAGINKNKVDLAGTSSNVDDGEEDESGFDLDAFIMERLSLDTSKLEVQLEPSTVKTSKSPRRIWRSNNRIVKV, from the exons ATGAACGCTTTTCCTTCcccatcatcttcatcttcttctaacTTCAATCTCTtcactcagcccaagcacaacaACTACTACCACTTCAAGTTCAGCATCAAAATTCCAGTTTTGCCCTCTCCGCCATATTGCTCTCTCAGAGACTCTTCCTCATCCACCACTACTGTCCTGGACAAAAATGCCATTTCCtcccaacagagtcccagttccAATGTAGTTTTGCCGAAAGACGCCAACTATGAGGGAGGGCTCGTCGTTCGCCGGCCGGTGATGGAGGTTTCCGGCGATGAGGAGGAGGACGGAGGGAAGGACGCGACCGATGACGATGAAGCGAATGGTTCTGCTTCTGCGATCGATGCCGGACTCACGAAGTTCGCGAAGAAGATGCCCATGTTTGAGCCCGAAAGGGTGGAATCGAATCCCAAAGAGAAGCCGCTAACTGTGAACTTGGACTTGGCACTGTACAGGGCCAAGGTCTTGGCTAGAAAATTTCTCTATGAAGAAGCAGAAGCTATACTTCAGAAG TGTATATACTGTTGGCCGGAAGATGGTCGAGCTTATGTGGCACTTGGGAAAATTTTGAGCAAGCAATCAAAGACAGGTAAAGCGAGAGAGGTGTACGAGAAGGGTTGCCAGGCTACTCAGGGTGAAAATGCTTACATTTGGCAG TGTTGGGCTGTTCTAGAAAATAAAATGGGAAATATGAGGAGGGCAAGAGAGTTATTCGACGCTGCCACGGTTGCTGATAAGAAGCATGTTGCTGCTTGGCACGGATGGGCAGTTCTAGAGTTAAAGCAGGGAAATATAAAGAAGGCAAGGAGTTTGTTAGTGAAAGGTCTTAAGTATTGTGGACAGAATGAATATATTTACCAAACACTGGCATTGCTTGAAGTTAGAGCAAATCGGTATCAGCAAGCTCGATATTTATTCAGTCAGGCCACGAAATCTAATCCTAACAGCTGCGCTAGTTGGCTT GCTTGGGCACAAATGGAGGTGGAACAGGAAAACTACCGTGCTGCTAGGAAATTGTTTGAG AAAGCAGTACAGGCAAGTCCTAAAAATAGGTTTGCTTGGCATGTATGGGGCATCTTTGAATCTAAAATGGGCAACATTGACAAGGGAAGAAAACTTCTAAAGATAGGCCATGCTCTAAATCCGAGGGATCCTGTTCTCCTTCAGTCTCTTGCATTGTTAGAATACAAGCACTCAACGGCAAACCTTGCTCGGGTCTTGTTCAGGAGAGCATCTGAATTGGATCCAAGGCATCAACCTGTTTGGTTT GCCTGGGGTTGGATGGAGTGGAAGGAAGGAAACTTGAATAAAGCTAGAGAGTTATATCAAAAGTCCTTATCAATTGATTCAAACAGTGAGAGTGCTGCTAGGTGTCTTCAG GCGTGGGGTGTTCTAGAACAGAGGGCTGGTAATCTTTCAGCTGCCCGAAGATTATTTAGATCATCATTGAACATAAACTCTCAGAGTTATGTGACATGGATGACTTGGGCATCACTGGAGGAAGATCAAGGAAATTCTGTTCGTGCTGAAGAGATTCGTAACCTGTATTTCCAGCAG CGCACGGAAGTTGTAGATGATGCTTCATGGGTTATGGGATTCTTAGATATTATAGACCCAGCCGTTGACCGTCTGAAGAGACTCCTTAAGCTGGACCCGAATTCTTCCAACATGATGCCGGATTCTTTCAAAAGTATCGCCGGAATAAATAAAAACAAGGTTGATTTAGCCGGCACAAGTTCTAATGTCGATGATGGTGAAGAAGATGAAAGTGGTTTTGATTTGGATGCTTTCATTATGGAAAGGTTGTCCTTAGATACATCCAAGCTGGAAGTTCAGTTAGAACCATCAACTGTGAAGACAAGTAAATCTCCAAGGAGGATATGGAGATCAAACAATAGAATTGTCAAAGTGTAA